In Nitrosopumilus sp., the genomic stretch ACAAATTTTCTAATTCCGATTGTAATTGCCATTTTTGTGCATTCTAAACATGGAACAAATGTTGTGTACAGAATTGCCCCTTCAATACCTGCTTCTATTCCTAAAATCGCACAATGCATTATCGCGTTTGCTTCTGCATGATTACAGAGACACCTGTCAAGTGATGCGCCTGATTCAATTTTTCCCTCCATTCTCAGGGTGCATCTTTTACATCCTCCTTCAAAACAATTTTTGATTCCAGGGGGCGTGCCGTTATATCCTGTTGCTATTTGTCTGTGGTTTCTTACAATAACCGCACCAACTTGTCGTGTCATACAATTTGAACGAAGTTTTGCTAATTCTGCTTGAAGCATAAAGTATTCATCCCATCCGGGTCTGTCAAAAGTATCTTTCACACAAATTATGTTTAACTGCTCAATATATGGATCACGTTAATTGATGATTGATTTGCGATCAATTCTGAAATGGTTCAATTCAAGCATCACAAACTTCTTTAGCCTTGTTTAGCATATCAATTCAATGGCAAGCTATTCATCTCAAGTAAATGTCATTCACAAAAAATTTCAAAATGCAGTTAAAAGAGCAAAGACAAAACAGGCTCTCAACAAAGCATACAGCGCTCACAAAAAAGATCATGAACGCTTATTGAAAAAACATCTTCGTGAAGAGACATTAATGATTATCAAAGCCAAGAAAAAACTGGAATGATCCTGTTTTTCAAATCTTCTTTTTTCCATATTGTCCAAAAACCAGACTTTTTTTTCTTAGAAAATCATGGCCTCTATACCTCAAAAATGGCTGAAATTACGCATGAATTGTGCCTGGGGGTTGTTCTCAAATAAACAAGAAAGCATGCAATAGCTAATACTTTACTACACGAAAGCATAAAATCAATAAATTCCGATTCATATTTTAGGTTGAATCAATATCTTGAGAAAAAATATGTGCAAAAAAATTCTATTGAAAAACGTGATTACCAAGTTAATCTTGCAAATCAAGCAATAGGGGAAAACTGTATTGTGGTTTTGCCTACTGGTCTAGGGAAAACTGCGATTGCGTTACAAGTTATTGCAGAATATTTGTCAAGAGGTTCTGGTGGAATCTTATTTCTTGCACCAACACGAGTTTTGGTAAACCAGCATTTTGAATTTCTAAAAGAAAATCTTACTCTGGATGATATTTCGTTAATTACTGGTGAAGATCCAATACCAAAAAGAACCAAACTCTGGAATAATAGCGTGATTTGCGCTACTCCTGAAATTGCACGCAATGATTTAATTCGTGGAATCATCACTCCTGATCAATTCAGTCTGGTGATTTTTGATGAAGTGCATAGAACTGCTGGTGATTATGCATATTCTGGAATAGCCGAAAGTTTTGAAAATTCTTCTGCTAGAATTCTTGGAATGACTGCAACTCTTCCAAGTGAGAAAGAAAAAGCAACAGAGATTCTAACTAAACTTCGAATTTCTAGCGTAGCTGAAAGAAGAGAGGATAGTCCTGATGTAAAACCATACACACAAGAAACTCATACAGAATGGATTAACGTAGAACTTCCGCCTGAATTAAAATCGATTCAGAAATTACTGAAATTGGCATTGGATGAAAGATATGAAACTTTGAGAAAAAACGGCATTCGGATGGCAGAGCAGCAATCCCTTTCTGCACTTCTTAGAATTAGACAATTTGTATTAAATCAGAACAGACGTTCTGCAAAACCTCTCTTTACAGGAATTAGAATCCATTATGCATTGAACATATTGGAGGCTCATGGGATTACTCCTTTTCTGAAATTCTGTGAGCGTGCACAGGCAAAAAAAGGTGTTGGAATCAAGGAACTCTTTGAGGTTGATCCTAATTTTACAAGGGCAATACATCTTGCAAAAGAAGCACAATCACGAGGAATTGAGCATTCAAAAATTCCAAAACTCAAAGAAATTCTTGAATCTGTTCCCGGAAAGGCTCTAATTTTTACAAGTTATCGTGATTCCGTTGATTTGATTTTCAATAAGTTGACTGAGATGGGAATCTCTGCAGGAATATTAATTGGAAAAGCAGGCGATGCTGGGTTAAAACAAAAAAAGCAGATTGAGACTGTACAAAAATTCAGGGATGGTCTTTTTCAAGTATTGGTTGCAACTCGTGTTGGTGAGGAGGGACTGGATATTGCCGAAGTAAATCAAGTGATTTTTTATGATAATGTTCCAAGCTCTATTAGATTCATTCAAAGAAGGGGCAGAACCGGAAGAAAAGACATTGGAAAACTAGTTGTGTTAATTGCAAAAAACACTATTGATGAAACATACTATTGGATAGGAAAAAGAAAGATGACTGTAGCAAAATCCATGGGAGATAAAATGACCAAAATGTTAGAAAAAAATCATGAAATTGAATCCCAGAAAACAGGACTTGATGCGTTTCTTTAGATTCTATATTGTTTAGAAATTTTTTCAAAAATCTTTTGCTTACTTTGGATGATTTTATTCTTCATTCCTGATTCTAAGTGATGTGTGCTGCTATTTTTTGCGATAAGCAGATTTTCCAGCCTTAATTCATATTGGTTTTCTAGAAATTTTTTTGCATCTTGAAATTCGCCACCAATCTCAAAATTCTCAAATGTCTGTTTTGTCAGATTCATAATTGATTTTTCTAAATATGTGAGAATTTCTTCTATGTCCTTCTCAGATATGGTTGCCATGAACCTTTTTTCTATTTTGGCCCAAAAAATGTTGTGTATTTTATTTTATTTTTTTCGGTGTGGAAATTAATATGCATCTCTAAACTCTTTTCGGTGATCCTATTGATGCATTCGAATAGACAAAAATCAAAAGAAATGATAGGGTTGATTCAAAAAGAGAAAAAATTACATGCACAAATTAGAGCAAATTTTAAGAAAATTAGTCAGAAAATTGATGATGATGTTGATGTGGTAATAAAATCAAAATCCATACAATAAAACTCACTCAAATCTTTTGATGATGTGGTACCCAAATTCTGTTTTTATTGGTTCTGAAATCTCTCCGTTTTGAAGCTTGAATGCTGCCTCTTCAAATGGTTTTACCATCATTCCTCTAGTAAAGTAGCCTAAACTTCCGTCTTTCTTTGCACTCCCTGAATCGATTGACACTTCTTTTGCCAATTTTCCAAATTTTTCTCCCTTTTTGATCCTGTCTAAAATTGCAAGTGCCTCACTTTGTTTTGATACAAGAATATGTGAACATTTTATCTTGACTGCCATGAATCTTTCATATTTTTCTATTTCTTAATTGTTTCTTATTTTATGATGAGTTTGACTTGGATTCTAAAAGTTGTTTTTATATTGTGACAGAACTCTTTTTATTATATTCATAAACTATGATTATATGGATGATGAATCCCCATCATTACTGGTAAAATTCATGTTCAAGGGTGATAAAAAATCAGAAATTGCATTGCTTACATTTGAACAATATTCCAACATCAAAGATTTGCCAATTACCAAAGAATGTAAAATAGTCAAGAATGAAAAACCTACATTGTCAAAAAATGACGTTGCAGCAATAAACAAAAAAATTGCAAAACTATCTAAAACTCATACACAGTTTTTTTCTGAGTGATCTTTGTTACTATGATAATTTGTTTTATAATCAAAAGTTTATTTGCATCATTGTTAAATTTTTTAACTGTAGTTTGAATTAAAAAATAATGATCTAAATGGTTTTTCTATGGTTATACATTGCATACAAAATTATCAAGTACCCGGAATACCAGAAAATATTTACTGGATGTCCTAATGAATATTCATCTAGTAATTCTATATAATAATACCATACATCTCCACTTACAATTAAAATAATTCCTATGACTATTAATATCCATGATGCTCCCACTATTCCTCCTCTAAAAATCAACGCAGTGTGAATTGAAATTCCTAGAGCGATTGATGTGGCACCTACAAAAATTAAACCATACAAAAAGTCAAAATTAATTTCTTCAGTAAATGTAAGTAAAAAATATGATCCTGTGATTGTTAATGGAATGGTGATGAGTGAGATTTTTTTTAACTTGCTTGTTTCAGATGAAAAAAATCTGATATTGACAATCATGAAAAAAATTATGCCTGGATAAAATAAGAAAAAAAATACATCGGCAATTGAGGGATATGGATCAAGGTTGAGAAATTGCTCATAAATAAAATATGTCAACTCTCCTAGAAATATCCCCATTAATGCAATGCCTAACGTGATAAATGCTTTATAATACACTAGTGTGCTGTCATATTTTTTTGAAGTGATAAAAGCAAAAATGCTTGCTGAAAAAGGAATTGCCATTGAAAATGCATAAACATACATGTCTGGATCCTCTAAATTATTCACCAAATAATGAAATCCAATAACTCCAAGAACAATTACTGCTATTATTTTTAAATTAATTGAATTTTTTAATTTATCTGGTACTATATCTACACTCATGATAATACAATTTTTATCTTGTATTAAAATTGATTTTCACTTTTCTTAATTTGATATATTTGTAGGATTTATCTGACGCGTCTAGTCGACCAAGATCTGCAAATGCATCTAAATGTTCTATCACATCTTGTGTTATCACCTCTTTTTCCAATATTTTTAAAATTTCTTCAGACCATGTCCAATCTGCATTTTCATTACATGAGTAAACTATCCACGTATATTTTCCGTTTATCTTGTAAATATCAAATGGAAACAATTTACAATCAAATGGTCTTGTTTGATAGATGGTGCATCCTTGAGCATTGTTCCAAAAAATGCATTCATTTGTATCTTTTTTCTTTTTAAGTGCATATCCTTTGATATTTTTTATTAATACTTTATCGGCAAAATATTCATCTTTTATTTTTTTTATGTTTTGAAATTCATTTGGTGTCAAAAACGGAGTTACATAATCATTACAACATGATTTATGATCACATTTTTCACATAATCCATTCCATACATCTTTCACAAGAAATACTTCCTAAATTTATTTTGTTTATGAAATTTTATTTTTATAGCCATGCCTATAAAATATTGTGTGGTTTGTACTCTCCATGATTTTTTAACCTGTTAAATCTTTTTAACACGAATTCTGCAGTTTCTTTGACATCTATGTTTGGATCATTTAATGCCAATTTGATCTTCTCTTCAACTTCAAACGCTCTCATCAATCCTAAGGCTTCAATTGCCTCATGTTTTGACAATATGCTCTTATCATTTAATGATATTTCTAACAATAGGGGAATTTTGTCTCTCAAATTTCTTGCAGCGATTTGAAAACTAGCTTCATGTTTTACTACTCCGTTAGTATCATTTCTTAATACCCATTCCATGAGATCTGCAACTTTTTTGCGCATTCTATCATTGTTGTTGGTATCCTCAGCTAATTCCCCAGCTAGCCAAACTGCATCCCATCGTTTAGATTCGTCTTGTTCCTGTTTCAACACTTCTTCACAATAATTGAATCTCTCTTCATTAGGCATATTTCTAATGTTTTCCTCATCAAAAATCTGAATGGGCATATCCCAAATTTGGGAATGACTATTTATTAAAAATTCCTGTTATTCCCATAAAAAAAACTAATAAACTAGATAATGTATGAATATGTGATGTCTGGGTTAGATCATTTGTTAGCAAAATCTCTTAACGAAATCATTGCAAAAAATCTGGGTGCAAAAACTGTAAAAAAAATAGATGACCGTTTATTTGAAAAATTTGGACTTTCGATCACTCAATCTATAGAAGAATTTGATAAACTAGATCTTGTGCTGAGAGAATTTTTTGGAAAAGGTGCTGATGGAATAGAGAAAAAAATATTTGAAAATATTTTTCATACAAAATCCAACAAATCAAAAGATCATTGGTATACTTTGTCTGATTCATACGTAAACTCTGTCATTTTACAGGCGTTTGGTGATTTAGAAAAGAAGAAAATAA encodes the following:
- a CDS encoding peptidylprolyl isomerase, with product MAVKIKCSHILVSKQSEALAILDRIKKGEKFGKLAKEVSIDSGSAKKDGSLGYFTRGMMVKPFEEAAFKLQNGEISEPIKTEFGYHIIKRFE
- a CDS encoding dCMP deaminase family protein, with product MLQAELAKLRSNCMTRQVGAVIVRNHRQIATGYNGTPPGIKNCFEGGCKRCTLRMEGKIESGASLDRCLCNHAEANAIMHCAILGIEAGIEGAILYTTFVPCLECTKMAITIGIRKFVCLDSYPETDYDLLKEAGVEVIQLEKNKIAKWASQLVNKYEKSV
- a CDS encoding histidine kinase; translated protein: MSVDIVPDKLKNSINLKIIAVIVLGVIGFHYLVNNLEDPDMYVYAFSMAIPFSASIFAFITSKKYDSTLVYYKAFITLGIALMGIFLGELTYFIYEQFLNLDPYPSIADVFFFLFYPGIIFFMIVNIRFFSSETSKLKKISLITIPLTITGSYFLLTFTEEINFDFLYGLIFVGATSIALGISIHTALIFRGGIVGASWILIVIGIILIVSGDVWYYYIELLDEYSLGHPVNIFWYSGYLIILYAMYNHRKTI
- a CDS encoding HEAT repeat domain-containing protein; this translates as MPIQIFDEENIRNMPNEERFNYCEEVLKQEQDESKRWDAVWLAGELAEDTNNNDRMRKKVADLMEWVLRNDTNGVVKHEASFQIAARNLRDKIPLLLEISLNDKSILSKHEAIEALGLMRAFEVEEKIKLALNDPNIDVKETAEFVLKRFNRLKNHGEYKPHNIL
- a CDS encoding YkgJ family cysteine cluster protein translates to MKDVWNGLCEKCDHKSCCNDYVTPFLTPNEFQNIKKIKDEYFADKVLIKNIKGYALKKKKDTNECIFWNNAQGCTIYQTRPFDCKLFPFDIYKINGKYTWIVYSCNENADWTWSEEILKILEKEVITQDVIEHLDAFADLGRLDASDKSYKYIKLRKVKINFNTR
- a CDS encoding DEAD/DEAH box helicase yields the protein MNQYLEKKYVQKNSIEKRDYQVNLANQAIGENCIVVLPTGLGKTAIALQVIAEYLSRGSGGILFLAPTRVLVNQHFEFLKENLTLDDISLITGEDPIPKRTKLWNNSVICATPEIARNDLIRGIITPDQFSLVIFDEVHRTAGDYAYSGIAESFENSSARILGMTATLPSEKEKATEILTKLRISSVAERREDSPDVKPYTQETHTEWINVELPPELKSIQKLLKLALDERYETLRKNGIRMAEQQSLSALLRIRQFVLNQNRRSAKPLFTGIRIHYALNILEAHGITPFLKFCERAQAKKGVGIKELFEVDPNFTRAIHLAKEAQSRGIEHSKIPKLKEILESVPGKALIFTSYRDSVDLIFNKLTEMGISAGILIGKAGDAGLKQKKQIETVQKFRDGLFQVLVATRVGEEGLDIAEVNQVIFYDNVPSSIRFIQRRGRTGRKDIGKLVVLIAKNTIDETYYWIGKRKMTVAKSMGDKMTKMLEKNHEIESQKTGLDAFL